In Paenibacillus sp. BIC5C1, a genomic segment contains:
- a CDS encoding glycoside hydrolase family 3 C-terminal domain-containing protein, producing MSTHQIGVPLEGFAEFSRTVAAEGAVLLKNEGQALPIQKDENVSVFGRIQVNYYRSGTGSGGSVHVAYTTNLLDGLRSKKGLTVNEELAAVYEKWIEENPFDDGGKVWAAEPWNQKEMPLTDEVVSQARSKSSKAIVVIGRTAGEDQDNVDAPGSYRLTEDEKAMLKQVTNHFEQTIVVLNVSNIMDMSWLNDESYVHPIQSVIYSWHGGMEGGNAIADVLAGDVTPSGKLTDTIAYSIEDYPSTSNYGNEFKNLYQEDIYVGYRYFETFRPEKVQFEFGYGLSYTTFTTKAEDAKLISQNGENSIKVNVTVTNTGTTYAGKEVVQIYYEAPQGQLGKPAKALVAFGKTNLLQPGESQRLTVSFPVDSMASYDDAGVTGHASAYVLEAGTYRLYVGTSVKNVEHVSIDGQDGYVVETIQLVEQLQEAMAPTESFTRMKPGARKDDGSYELIFADVPTRQVSMAERIEQSLPQTLEQTGNQGYKLRDVKDGKVSLETFIAQLSDQDLAAIVRGEGMSSPLVTSGTASAFGGVSDSLFNYGIPVACTADGPSGIRMDSGEKATQVSIGTLLAATWNAELVEELYVMEGQELLRNQVDALLGPGLNIRRSPMNGRNFEYFSEDPLISGVFAAACTKGIMKGGSNATLKHFACNNQEKHRSKVDAVVSERALREIYLKGFEIAVKEGGANSIMTSYNPINGHWAASNYDLNTTILRGEWGFQGIVMTDWWAIMNDGVEGGPADRKNTNWMVRAQNDLYMVVPNYGAEINGWDDNTIESLENGTLTRGELQRSAMNICEFIMNAPVFSRKHEIVENVATFQANASLSSEQAQVLADNAQVKPVVGEPVYMKVDEAGQYRIIVQIMSPEPELAQSACNVILNDQLMTTIQTNGTEGKWIRQKLVKVDLEAGLYELKLDFTKPGLQIDWIEFKQV from the coding sequence TTGAGCACACATCAAATCGGAGTTCCATTGGAAGGGTTTGCAGAGTTTAGCCGCACGGTTGCCGCTGAAGGCGCAGTGCTTTTGAAGAACGAAGGACAGGCGCTTCCGATTCAAAAAGACGAAAACGTTTCAGTGTTTGGACGGATTCAAGTCAACTATTATCGCAGTGGTACGGGCTCAGGCGGCAGCGTTCATGTAGCGTATACAACCAATTTGCTGGATGGTTTGCGTAGCAAAAAAGGACTTACAGTTAATGAAGAATTGGCAGCTGTCTATGAAAAATGGATTGAAGAAAACCCGTTTGATGACGGTGGAAAAGTATGGGCAGCAGAGCCTTGGAATCAGAAAGAAATGCCTTTAACGGACGAAGTGGTATCCCAAGCCAGAAGTAAATCCAGCAAAGCAATCGTGGTGATTGGACGAACAGCAGGCGAAGATCAGGATAACGTGGATGCACCAGGCAGCTACCGGTTGACGGAAGATGAGAAAGCGATGCTGAAGCAGGTCACAAATCATTTTGAACAAACGATCGTGGTGTTGAATGTATCGAACATCATGGACATGAGCTGGTTGAATGATGAAAGTTACGTTCATCCGATCCAAAGTGTCATTTACTCGTGGCATGGCGGTATGGAGGGTGGTAATGCGATCGCCGATGTACTGGCCGGAGATGTTACCCCAAGTGGTAAATTGACCGATACGATTGCGTATTCCATTGAAGATTATCCTTCCACAAGCAATTACGGAAATGAGTTTAAGAACCTTTATCAAGAAGATATCTACGTAGGCTATCGTTATTTCGAAACGTTTCGACCTGAAAAAGTACAATTTGAATTCGGATACGGCTTGTCCTATACCACATTCACAACCAAGGCTGAAGACGCAAAATTGATCTCTCAAAACGGAGAAAACAGCATTAAGGTGAATGTAACCGTAACCAATACAGGCACAACCTATGCCGGTAAAGAAGTAGTGCAGATCTATTATGAAGCCCCACAAGGTCAATTAGGGAAACCTGCAAAAGCTCTGGTGGCATTCGGCAAAACGAATCTGCTTCAGCCAGGTGAATCTCAGCGCCTGACTGTGAGCTTCCCTGTCGATTCCATGGCTTCCTATGATGATGCTGGCGTAACAGGACATGCATCGGCGTATGTACTTGAGGCAGGAACATATCGTTTGTACGTAGGAACCAGTGTCAAAAATGTGGAGCATGTTAGCATTGATGGCCAAGATGGCTACGTCGTAGAAACGATTCAACTCGTGGAACAGCTCCAAGAGGCAATGGCACCGACTGAAAGCTTTACGAGAATGAAGCCGGGAGCGCGCAAAGATGATGGATCTTACGAGCTGATCTTTGCAGATGTACCAACACGCCAAGTATCCATGGCTGAACGAATTGAACAAAGCTTGCCACAAACGCTGGAGCAAACCGGCAATCAGGGCTACAAGCTGAGAGATGTCAAGGATGGCAAGGTCAGTCTAGAAACATTTATCGCCCAATTGAGTGATCAGGATCTGGCAGCCATCGTAAGAGGCGAAGGTATGAGCAGCCCACTCGTTACATCGGGTACAGCTTCCGCATTTGGCGGCGTGAGTGACAGTCTGTTCAATTATGGAATCCCTGTTGCATGTACTGCTGATGGCCCATCCGGTATTCGTATGGATAGCGGGGAGAAGGCTACACAGGTTTCCATTGGAACTTTGCTGGCAGCAACATGGAATGCAGAACTCGTCGAAGAGCTGTATGTGATGGAAGGCCAGGAATTGCTGAGAAATCAGGTGGATGCACTGCTCGGGCCTGGATTGAACATTCGCCGGAGTCCGATGAACGGACGTAACTTTGAGTATTTCTCAGAAGATCCGCTGATTTCCGGTGTATTTGCTGCTGCTTGCACGAAAGGAATCATGAAGGGTGGCTCTAATGCTACGCTGAAACATTTCGCCTGCAACAATCAGGAGAAACATCGCAGTAAAGTGGATGCTGTTGTATCCGAACGTGCGTTGCGTGAGATCTATCTGAAAGGGTTCGAAATTGCCGTGAAAGAAGGCGGTGCGAACTCGATCATGACCTCCTACAATCCGATTAATGGACATTGGGCGGCTTCGAACTACGATCTGAACACGACCATTCTTCGTGGAGAGTGGGGCTTCCAAGGTATCGTGATGACCGACTGGTGGGCTATTATGAACGATGGCGTTGAAGGTGGACCGGCAGATCGGAAAAACACGAATTGGATGGTTCGCGCTCAAAATGATCTGTACATGGTTGTACCTAACTATGGTGCAGAAATCAACGGCTGGGATGATAATACGATCGAATCTCTGGAAAATGGGACGTTGACACGCGGAGAGCTTCAGCGCTCAGCCATGAATATTTGTGAGTTCATTATGAATGCACCTGTCTTCTCGAGAAAACATGAAATTGTAGAGAATGTCGCTACATTCCAAGCGAATGCTTCACTTTCCTCAGAGCAGGCACAAGTGCTGGCTGATAATGCACAGGTCAAACCTGTTGTGGGCGAACCTGTCTACATGAAAGTGGATGAAGCAGGTCAATACCGGATTATTGTACAGATCATGTCTCCTGAGCCGGAACTGGCTCAAAGTGCATGTAATGTCATTCTCAATGATCAATTGATGACGACCATTCAAACCAATGGTACTGAAGGTAAATGGATAAGACAGAAACTTGTTAAAGTGGATTTGGAAGCAGGTTTGTACGAATTGAAGCTAGACTTCACCAAACCGGGTCTTCAGATCGACTGGATCGAATTCAAACAAGTGTAA
- a CDS encoding alpha-L-fucosidase, translating to MEFYAFIHFTMNTFTDQEWGTGNEDPDIFNPSHLNARQWVQACKSAGMTGLILTCKHHDGFCLWPSQYTNHTVAASPWRNGAGDLVKEVADACREGGLKFGIYLSPWDRHEASYGDSERYNEFFKNQLRELLTQYGELFCVWFDGACGEGPNGKRQVYDWDSYYALIRELQPEAVISVCGPDVRWCGNEAGHTRISEWSVVPAYLQDNEKIQEQSQQVDDDEFASRINTQDADLGSREVIRQHEDKLIWYPAEVNTSIRPGWFYHASEDDRVKSLEELLGIYDGAVGGNANFLLNLPPDRRGLIHEHDVERLQQLGDFLRSTYRQSLAVGASIQASDTLDEEHAAIQVFREEPDMFWCPSEGSELAWLEVELPEEKLFDRVVLMEHIGSGQRIERFTLEAKREHGDWQELYYGTVVGHKRICRFDPMAAKTIRLTIQESRWYPTLSWMGVYLSKQEMHEAGD from the coding sequence ATGGAGTTCTATGCATTTATTCATTTTACCATGAATACGTTTACAGACCAGGAGTGGGGAACGGGGAATGAAGATCCCGATATCTTTAACCCTTCTCATCTGAATGCCCGGCAATGGGTTCAGGCGTGCAAATCTGCCGGTATGACCGGATTAATCCTCACTTGCAAGCATCATGACGGGTTTTGTTTATGGCCAAGCCAGTACACGAATCATACGGTAGCCGCCAGCCCTTGGCGAAATGGTGCGGGTGATCTGGTGAAAGAGGTTGCCGATGCCTGCCGTGAAGGTGGGTTGAAGTTTGGTATCTATTTGTCCCCTTGGGACCGTCACGAAGCATCCTACGGAGATTCAGAGCGATACAACGAATTTTTCAAAAATCAGCTGCGTGAGCTGTTAACCCAATATGGTGAACTTTTCTGCGTGTGGTTCGACGGAGCATGTGGAGAGGGGCCGAATGGGAAAAGGCAGGTCTACGATTGGGATTCCTACTATGCGCTGATTCGGGAGTTGCAGCCTGAGGCTGTAATCTCGGTATGTGGACCGGATGTTCGCTGGTGCGGTAATGAGGCGGGTCATACCCGGATTTCGGAATGGAGCGTCGTACCTGCCTACTTGCAGGATAATGAGAAGATCCAGGAGCAATCGCAGCAGGTGGATGATGACGAGTTTGCCAGCAGAATTAATACACAGGATGCCGATTTGGGGAGTCGGGAGGTGATCCGGCAGCATGAGGACAAGCTCATCTGGTATCCTGCTGAAGTGAATACATCCATCCGTCCGGGCTGGTTCTATCATGCAAGCGAGGACGATCGAGTCAAGTCGCTGGAGGAACTGCTTGGCATCTATGATGGAGCGGTTGGCGGCAACGCCAATTTTCTATTAAACCTTCCACCAGATCGACGCGGGCTTATTCACGAACATGATGTTGAGCGGCTGCAGCAGCTCGGAGACTTTTTGCGCAGTACTTATCGGCAAAGTCTGGCTGTTGGTGCGAGCATTCAGGCATCGGACACTTTGGATGAAGAACATGCGGCTATCCAGGTGTTTCGTGAGGAACCGGATATGTTCTGGTGCCCATCTGAAGGAAGTGAACTGGCTTGGCTGGAGGTGGAGCTGCCCGAGGAAAAACTGTTCGACCGAGTCGTTCTCATGGAGCATATCGGTTCAGGTCAACGGATTGAACGCTTTACGCTGGAGGCTAAGAGGGAGCACGGTGATTGGCAGGAGCTATATTACGGCACGGTTGTTGGACACAAACGAATCTGTAGATTTGATCCCATGGCCGCCAAAACCATTCGTCTGACCATTCAAGAATCCAGATGGTATCCAACGTTGTCCTGGATGGGTGTATATCTGAGCAAACAAGAGATGCATGAAGCCGGCGATTGA
- a CDS encoding sugar phosphate isomerase/epimerase family protein — translation MKVGLSTYSLQQALDSKELTVPDAIRYIAEQGGEHVEIVPIGYSLIDQPELIDQIREAAQDVGIDISNYAIGANFVTGDGPDAFENEIAAVMKHVDVAAALGVTRMRHDVAFRPAQEGTVAQFEADLPVLVKACQRIADYAAGHGITTSVENHGYYVQSSERVRRLVHETARENFRTTLDIGNFLCVDEDPVSAVKNNIPYASMVHAKDFYRRPSYRNPGEGWFQTAHGNYLRGAIVGHGDIDMPEVFRVLKQSGYDGYISVEFEGMENCKTASRIAMDNVRRFWEEA, via the coding sequence ATGAAAGTAGGACTCAGCACATACAGTCTGCAACAAGCACTGGATTCCAAAGAATTGACTGTACCCGACGCCATCCGTTACATCGCCGAGCAGGGCGGAGAACATGTGGAGATTGTTCCGATCGGGTACAGCCTGATTGACCAGCCGGAATTAATTGACCAGATTCGAGAGGCTGCACAAGACGTGGGAATTGATATTTCTAATTACGCAATAGGTGCCAATTTCGTTACAGGAGACGGCCCGGATGCATTTGAAAATGAGATCGCTGCTGTCATGAAGCATGTGGATGTCGCTGCCGCACTTGGCGTTACGAGAATGCGCCATGATGTTGCATTTCGTCCTGCACAGGAAGGCACTGTCGCCCAGTTTGAGGCGGACCTGCCTGTTCTGGTGAAGGCCTGTCAGCGAATTGCCGATTACGCAGCGGGTCACGGCATTACGACAAGTGTGGAGAATCACGGTTACTATGTGCAGTCCAGTGAACGAGTGCGGCGGCTGGTTCATGAGACGGCACGAGAAAACTTCAGGACAACGCTGGATATCGGCAATTTCCTGTGTGTGGATGAAGACCCGGTTAGCGCTGTGAAAAACAACATTCCTTATGCGTCCATGGTGCACGCCAAAGATTTCTATCGAAGACCTTCTTATCGTAATCCCGGAGAGGGCTGGTTCCAGACCGCACACGGCAATTATCTGCGTGGAGCGATTGTGGGCCACGGGGATATCGACATGCCGGAAGTATTCCGTGTGTTGAAGCAATCTGGTTATGACGGATATATCTCTGTGGAATTCGAAGGTATGGAAAATTGCAAAACAGCATCCCGAATCGCGATGGATAACGTCCGCCGTTTCTGGGAGGAAGCATAA
- a CDS encoding Gfo/Idh/MocA family protein: MSKLKIAVIGAGSISDFHLQAYDSNPEVEIYAICDLNEARAKEAAKKYNATHVFTDYKELLALPEIHSVSICTWNDTHAEISIAALDAGKNVLCEKPLCQTVEDALEVEKAVHRSGKLLQVGFVRRYSDNAQILKKFIDEGELGEIYYAKASCLRRLGNPGGWFADVERSGGGPLIDIGVHIIDISWYLMGKPKVKTVSANVSNRLGNRANIRNLSFYQAADYDANKNTVEDMANALIRFENGASLLVDVSFTLHAKQDETSVRLYGDKGGAELEPEISLIGEKFDTILNMTPQVDFKSLDFAGSFRNEVNHFIDSTQGRKETLSPVEDGVEIMKILCAIYESAREGREISF; the protein is encoded by the coding sequence ATGTCCAAACTTAAAATTGCCGTTATCGGTGCAGGATCAATTTCCGATTTTCATTTACAAGCGTATGACAGCAATCCCGAAGTTGAAATATACGCCATATGCGACCTGAATGAGGCACGTGCCAAGGAAGCGGCAAAAAAATATAACGCTACTCATGTATTTACGGATTATAAAGAGCTCCTGGCACTGCCTGAAATTCATTCGGTCAGCATCTGTACCTGGAATGATACACATGCCGAGATCAGCATTGCCGCTTTGGATGCGGGAAAAAACGTGCTTTGCGAGAAGCCGCTCTGTCAGACGGTTGAAGATGCGTTAGAAGTGGAGAAAGCTGTTCACCGCAGTGGAAAGCTGCTTCAAGTTGGCTTTGTACGCCGTTATAGCGATAATGCGCAGATCCTAAAGAAGTTCATTGATGAAGGCGAGCTGGGAGAGATCTATTATGCCAAGGCATCCTGTCTGCGGCGTTTGGGCAATCCGGGCGGATGGTTTGCAGATGTGGAACGTTCTGGCGGTGGCCCGTTGATTGATATTGGTGTACACATTATTGATATCTCCTGGTACCTGATGGGCAAACCGAAAGTGAAAACCGTCTCCGCGAATGTCTCCAATCGATTGGGTAACCGTGCGAATATCCGCAATCTGTCATTCTACCAGGCTGCGGATTATGATGCGAACAAAAACACCGTGGAGGATATGGCTAATGCGTTGATTCGTTTCGAGAACGGGGCAAGCCTGCTGGTGGATGTAAGCTTCACGCTGCACGCGAAGCAGGATGAAACTTCGGTCAGACTCTATGGCGATAAAGGTGGGGCTGAACTGGAACCAGAAATTTCACTGATTGGTGAGAAATTCGATACCATTTTGAACATGACGCCACAGGTGGATTTCAAATCCCTTGATTTCGCAGGTTCTTTCCGTAATGAAGTCAATCATTTTATCGACAGTACCCAAGGACGCAAAGAGACACTTAGTCCCGTTGAGGATGGCGTTGAAATCATGAAAATTCTCTGTGCCATCTACGAGTCGGCACGTGAAGGACGCGAGATTTCATTTTAA
- a CDS encoding alpha-L-fucosidase, giving the protein MSETKDTVLEQEEQVVEAGVHNFSKEEEWVKPEDPLLNERLEWFKDQKLGLMMHWGPYSQLGLVESWALSDEDGDWSRNDIDWTDDMEHFKQEYFDLNKTFNPIRFQPEEWAQMAADNGFKYFLFTTKHHDGFCMWDTHTTDYRITGKDTPFHTHKYADICRALFDAFRAKGLGISAYFSKADWHTPYYWTPGMERGSHMWRGPSYDPKAYPWLWEKFVEFTHEQIMELLTNYGRIECLWLDAGWVREGRHGQDIRLGEVVERARQTTQPWLLAADRTVGGPYENIVTPEQTIPEHPMNIPWESCITVGNSFAFGYDDQYKSARQLAHILLEVVSKGGNLALNVGPQPDGRLPKGAVRSIKALGEWIGTHGEGIYGTRICGPYFTGEWAFTRKEDLNVSYAFRLYRSENEAVQSQVVIPYVEKVERIELVGTDDVLSFQRTEDGLVVELPQAAVTETAPITLTFRLFTNQ; this is encoded by the coding sequence ATGAGCGAAACCAAAGATACGGTGCTGGAACAGGAAGAACAGGTCGTCGAAGCCGGGGTGCACAACTTTAGCAAAGAAGAGGAATGGGTAAAGCCTGAAGATCCGTTGCTGAATGAACGTCTGGAGTGGTTCAAGGATCAGAAGCTGGGGTTGATGATGCATTGGGGTCCCTATTCCCAGCTCGGTCTTGTAGAATCCTGGGCGCTAAGTGACGAGGATGGCGATTGGTCACGCAATGATATCGACTGGACTGACGATATGGAGCATTTCAAGCAGGAATACTTTGATCTCAACAAAACCTTCAATCCGATTCGCTTTCAGCCTGAAGAGTGGGCACAGATGGCCGCGGATAACGGGTTCAAATATTTCCTTTTCACCACCAAACATCATGATGGTTTCTGCATGTGGGATACACATACCACCGATTATCGCATCACGGGCAAAGATACTCCTTTTCACACCCATAAGTATGCGGACATTTGCCGGGCGCTTTTTGACGCGTTTCGTGCCAAGGGGCTCGGCATCTCGGCTTACTTCTCCAAAGCGGACTGGCATACGCCATATTACTGGACACCTGGCATGGAGCGTGGAAGCCATATGTGGCGTGGACCATCCTATGATCCGAAAGCGTATCCATGGCTGTGGGAGAAATTCGTGGAGTTTACGCATGAGCAAATTATGGAGCTACTGACCAACTATGGACGAATCGAATGTCTGTGGCTGGATGCAGGCTGGGTACGGGAAGGCCGTCACGGTCAGGATATCCGATTGGGCGAAGTGGTGGAGCGGGCGCGTCAGACAACTCAGCCGTGGCTCCTCGCAGCAGATCGCACGGTAGGTGGACCGTATGAGAATATCGTAACTCCAGAACAGACCATCCCGGAGCACCCAATGAATATTCCTTGGGAGAGCTGTATCACGGTGGGCAATTCCTTTGCGTTTGGATATGACGATCAGTACAAGTCAGCAAGACAGTTGGCGCATATTCTGCTTGAGGTCGTATCCAAGGGTGGTAATTTGGCGCTGAATGTGGGACCACAACCAGACGGGCGTCTTCCAAAAGGGGCAGTCCGAAGTATTAAAGCCCTGGGAGAATGGATCGGTACTCACGGGGAGGGCATCTATGGCACGCGAATTTGCGGACCATACTTCACAGGAGAGTGGGCCTTTACACGTAAGGAAGATCTCAACGTATCGTATGCTTTCCGTTTGTACAGAAGCGAGAACGAGGCGGTACAATCACAGGTGGTCATTCCATATGTGGAAAAGGTGGAGCGAATTGAACTCGTCGGCACAGACGATGTGTTGTCATTCCAACGGACGGAAGATGGACTTGTTGTAGAGTTACCGCAAGCAGCAGTTACGGAAACAGCACCTATCACGCTAACGTTCAGATTGTTCACAAACCAATAA